From the Debaryomyces hansenii CBS767 chromosome F complete sequence genome, the window TATCCAACCCGGAAGCCTCtttgaaattcaaaaattggaTCTGGTCGTATTTGTAGCTGTCCAGCATAAATGGATATGTTCTGGAAAGTGGAGGATACGGAATATACTTTCCCGATACCACACCTAAGAATTGCGATTTCGCTGGACCTGTTATTGACCATAACGATGGCTTATTCTCATTATTAAGTCTgtaaatttcaaatttttcaatggGCTTTCTAAAGACATAATCTTTCAAATCCAGCGTTTTCTTTCCACTGTTCTTGAAAAACCCATCCTTAATTCTCAACAAACATTGATCTACCTGTGAGTTCAACAACCTTACTGTAGGTATCATTGTCCAATACTATATGATGTTGTTCTAATGATTAGGTCTATAATCGTTCAATCTGCTTGTTATTCATCCGGACTATCGGACTCAAAATCGCActaattgcaaaatttcaCCATAGTTCTGACTCATGGTTGATCCTAAACAATGTTAAAGTAAGTGAATCCAGAATACCTACATGTTATGAACTACCATTTCCATTATGTAGGTAAAGAAGGAGAATAGACTTTTGTCTGAAAGCATGGCCCCGTCAAGGGTCCCTCCATATCATCTTGATGCCATCGATCTTATTGATGCTACGACGTTACGAATTCACGATCCTGGATTTTATCTATTAATGGTGATGACGATATCTCCCCGGTTCGTTTTATGCATTTCTTACCGATATATACCAATATAATGTTGCCTTCTATACATATTCATTAGACAAAACCATTATGTTATACTGCATATAGATACGTAGTCGTCAGTATCATCATCGAAAGGATTATTACCGTGATCATTATATTGCTAACTACCACAAGCTTAGACGGACAAAAATGGAATTCTACGATCCAATTGTAGCACAAGAAGAGCTTCCTAAGACGGAAGGAGTTAATGACAATAAGACTGAAGAAGCAGTTCACaaattagaagatgaaattgatcaagCATACACAGCAGTCGAGACGAGGTTTGCTGGGTTATGGTCAAGTGCATCCAAGAATGCGAACGAATTGCAAGAGAAATACAAATTGGAAGAACACAAGAACCAATTACTTGAGCAATTGAGTTCTGCAAAGAcgaatattaataataaagcaaAAGTGACGGAGAATTTGGGACAAATCGAAGAGCAGTTGAAGGCATTATCGGGACACATGCCAGAggttgatttgaaaaacttACAACAGCATGCCTCTAACACGCTTGATTCATTGGATTCTACGTTGGAACTGGTTGAAAAGCAGGCGGGCAAATATGTCACACAGCTTACGTCTTTCTTTTCTGGTATGGTGTCTGTGAACCCAGGCGACCTGCAACCAGACGAGTCAACAGAAACGTTATTCAAGACACCATTGAACCCCAAAGAGAACTACGGAACATCTCGTTATGACAACGACTTATATAACTTACATACCACCGCATCGATATACACGTCCGACGAAGCAGACAGCGAAGAAGAgattaaaaaattcaatgcCGATGCGAAAACAGCTGAGATTTCTAAGCTACTCAAAGACTATCCAAATACCCTTACCAAGTTGATGAACGATTTGGTGCCTGTGAAAATCTCGTACGAATTATTTTGGTATCGTTATTTCAAAGCCGAGGCCAAGCTTAAAGAGTCTgagaaaaagagaaaagaaCTATTAAAAAGGAAGGAAAACAAGGACGCCAGTGACCATGgcgatgatgacgaagaattCACTTgggatgatgaagaagaagacgtCGTTGACGTTGCTAAAGAAGCCCAAGGTGAACAAGATGCAAAATCGGCAAAAGATGATAACTCGGTTCAAGAGTCTTCAAGGGATTCTGACGAAAAGAATAACAAGGAaaacgatgatgatgacgatgatgatgacgactGGGAATAGTGCTATACTTAGTTTACTCTATAGTTATAATGCAATATATTGTAGTAGTCATTGTTGGCAATATGTTGTGTACTGCACAAAACATGTgattaaaatcaattttaagGAACGAAACACCATCGGGTATTGAATGTAGTGAAAGATAAGAGTCAGTATATACTGCAATCTTGTTAATATATTTAGAGTCTTTGTCATTGTACAGgatatttaattgatatttggTTGGTTTTCATTTGTTAAACggatattttatatatcaattaagAACTGAGGACGTTTCAAATTCCGACACAAGCAGCCTCGTTGGAATTATACTAGATGTCTAATTTACATATTCTGTTGCCACTTCCACCGAAACACAGTTACTTTATACCCAATTTTGGTCCCAAGAACTCTATTCCAGCGCCTAGGgattccaataattccaatacaGTTGGAACTAATCCCAACAATCAATCCAATAATcaaaacaacaacaataatcAGTCAAATATGAGCAAGGCAGCACAGAAGCCAGGTGGTTTTCCACTCAACTTCAACCAGCCTTCATACACAGCTCAGAACACGTTAGGGCAGTTTTCACCCAATATTTTTACCACTCGTAGAGTATGGGTTAAAAAATCCCAAGGCACGCCAACCACTATAATAGTTCATcaaaatgatataatagatGATTTGAAACAGGCAGTGGTTAATAAGTTTCCTAATTCATTGGCACGAGAAATTGACCCGGCTGACTTGGTAATAAAAATGGATTTGCTGGCTAGACAAACAGTTAACGTTACGTCTAATACGCAAAATTTATCTACTAACAAAAAGACTACATATCCAACTAATCCTGCCTCACTGACTTCGCCAGATAACCTGAAGAACATTAAATCCCCAATTGCTAGTATATCTTCAGGAACTCAAACTCAACTGCAGACAAATCCATATAGCTACATCAACCTAGAGCCTGATCAGAATGTTTGGAACATATTAGATACTTATTATCCACATAGTATGGGTATGCAAGAGGCTTTCATAGCTGAAGCTCCCTACGCCGAACCTTTGTCTAATAGAAGCAGTTTCAATGCTGGTTATCAGAATAATATTAGCCATAGACAGCAGCACACACAAGTATCACAACAGCAGATGCGAAATACATcccaaatattgaatactAGCCAGTCATATCACCAACCTAAACCGCAGTACATGCATCAAAGTAACCCTATCGCGCAAAATTTGAACACAATTCATGATAAATCAGTCTCTCCAGCTTCTGCAGCTAATGGCAGACAATCACCTTTGTCGTATGGTATCAATGTTCATAGAAGATCTCAGTCTAATCCACTACAATCACCCACATCTTCAAGTACTAATGTTACAAGTcaaaacaataatgaaaactCGCAACCAGTTTTATTGTTAccaaagaatttttcacttgCTACGAATGGAAATAATTCACAATCTTCTAATCCATTTCAGAATAAAAAGAGACTTTCTTtggatgaaaattttgtgCAAAAGAATAGACAAGAGCCTACAGATAAGTCTCCGGCTGACTCGAGTAACAATTTGACCAATATTGGAATGGGAATTCATAGCGAATCACACTCGGTTCCAGAAACCTTTGGATTAGCTTCGAAAAATACGGATTTCAATGGGGTAAGGAAATTAGAAGGAAGAAGTAGTACTGACCCCGAAAGCCTTAATCAGGGATCAGATATTTCGAATCAAGTTACTAAGGATACCGATAGATTAAGTATATCACCTTCACCATCGATTGATGAATCAACATCTaacaaacaaaataatttgagtTTGGATCAGATTCTCAGCGGTGAAACTCACAATAGCCAGGTACCTAAAACGTCAAAAAGTATTGGAGCACCTGAACCTTTTAAGCCTTCTGATTATATGGCAAAAGCGAAGAATTCTAATCCAGTTCTGGCCAAGGGTGCGAAATCATCAAAGCTCACTACTGACACTGTATTGCCATCTATTTCAGTTTTGGTagttgaagataatgcCATTAACCAAGCAATTTTGGGGGCATTCTTGAGAAAGTACAAAATACCATACCAGATTGCCAAAAATGGGCAAGAAGCGGTCGACAAATGGAGGACTGGTGGCTTCCATTTGGTGTTAATGGATATCCAATTGCCTGTTAAGTCGGGAATAGAGGCGACCAAAGAAATCCGTCACTTAGAAAAGATAAACAAGATTGGTGTTTTTGCCCAGCACGAGCTCTCTGCCTCGACGTATCCTAATTCGGagaaatttgaattgaaagaagacGAAAAATTGGACTTGACTGTTTTTAGATCGCCTGTTATCATCGTCGCCCTAACTGCTTCATCCAACTCATCGGTGGACAGAAAAAATGCTCTTAGGGCTGGGTgtaatgattatttgacTAAACCTGTAAATTTAGTGTGGTTACAAAACAAGATCACTGAATGGGGGTGTATGCAGACATTGATTGACTTTGATGGATGGAAAGCCAAAAGATCTGTGAACAGATAAAAAGTTTCAATGAAGCTTCAAACGTTCAAAATAATGGCATTCTTCGAACTAATTAATCTAATATTTATACATTGATATTACAGCTATATACACTTATAATACACTTATAGTATAATTAcaattataattcatttaatcATTTCATAATAGTCGATAAATAATGTTAGTCGTGCGCGTTCTCAGTAACATCAACATCATCATTGAACCTCATTTATTGTTAGTTCAAGCTCTTAAAAGTCATTCTATATATTAACACTTAATCTAGTCTGGAAACCCATCCCGAACATATTCTATTATGTCTGAAGCAAATACCTCAAGTAACCAACCGGCTGCGGGAGAATCTCCTTTGAGCACGATCCTTCCATtggaaattattgataagtCAATTGGACataaaattcaagtatTGATGACGAACGATAAGGAATTTAAAGGAACTTTGATAGGGTTTGATGATTACGTCAATATGGTTTTAGAAAACGTCGAAGAATTTGACAATGAAGGTCCAAAAGGAAAGGTTATTAAGAAAATGTTGTTGAACGGAAGTCAAGTCGCTATGTTAATTCCAAGTCTCTAGTTCCTCCCCTTTTTACCGTTTATGTGTTGCTTTTTACGTGATTTGTTCCTTACAATAAATGGAATAGAGgcatcttcattaaaagTAGCCTAATTGACGTAGGATGAAAAAAGTTACCCATGACACATTCGACATAGATAAATTCAGATAAAATGTTCTGTATTTCTATAGCAcatgtatattataatttgtATCGTAATACTAACTACTAATCCTCTACCAGTGTAGATACTGTGGCAAAATTTGGTGACTTCTATCAATGGAGATGGTTTTGTGATAGTTGTAGCATGATATCGCCACTCACAGATCTACAAAAATGTATAAATACTAAGGTATCTCTTTTGCCACCACCGGATATCTaaagaacaagaataaTGAGGTTAACCATATCCAACGAACTGAATAATCAGATATTATCGGTAGACATATCAGAGTCTATGACATTGGAAGATTTCCAAGCATATATCCAAGCAGAATTCGATATTTCTCCACAAGATCAGTCATTGAAGCATAACGGGAAGCCTTTGAGTGGTTCTGATAAATCTTTGGAAGATTTAGGGcttaataatgatgactTAGTATTGTTGGGAAAAACTAGCGTAGGGTCCACCACGGCATCGTCTGGGTCATCTGTTACTGCCAACtcaaataattccaatGCTGTGGATTTCCAAATCGAAGCTATGAGAACCCAATTCTTGAGTAACCCCCAATTGAACAGTCAGCTTCGCCAGTCAAACCCCCAATTGCATTCCACTTTGAATAATCCTTCTGAGTTCAAGAATTCGGTGATCGGATCGTTGCagcaatttcaaaatgGAGCTACACCAGGACTGTATAATCCTCAGCAACAGGAACAGCTAAGCAGATTACAAGACAACCCTGATGATCCAGAAAGTCAGTCTCGTATTTTAGAAATGATAAGGCAGGAGCGaatagatgaaaatatGCAATTGGCGTACGAAATCGCCCCAGAGTCGTTTACATCTGTTAATATGTTGTATATAAACATCAAAGTTAACGGAGTATTAGTGCAAGCTTTTGTTGATTCAGGTGCTCAATCCACTATTATTTCCCCAAAGCTCGCAGATAAGTGTGGTATTTCTAGATTAATTGATAGAAGATTCGTTGGTGAAGCAAGAGGGGTTGGATCTCAAAAAATAGAAGGTAAAATACATAGTGTTCCTATTGCCATTGGTGATTCTGATACACATATCCCCTGCTCATTTATAGTAATCGATACACATGTCGATTTGTTATTTGGTTTGGATATGTTGAGAAGACACAAGTGTGTATTAGATTTGGAACGAGACGTTTTGGTTGTAGGTGGAAATATAGAAACGAAGTTCTTACATGAGCTGGAAATCCAGGCTAATCCATTTCTACCTGGCGTTGCTGGTTCAAGTGCCAGTGCTGGTGGTACTGGTGGTACTTTTGGTGGCCAGGGAATTGCCCTTGGATCAAATAGTGCAGAAAACAATAACGTTACTTCTTCGATTGTTCCAGCTAATTCTACCCCCGACACTACGAAACAAAAAGCTCCTAATGCTGCTGCAAATGCTGCTGTTAAGAGACAAGACACAGGTAACCTGTCTTCTAAATTTAGCGAAAGTGATATCAAGCAATTGGTAAGCTTAGGCTTCTCAAAACAAGAAGCCATTTTTGCTCTTGAACAAAGTCAAGGAAATGTCGAAGTTGCTGCGTCCctattatttcaatagtATATATGTAGACGAATCGTCATTTAGAAGCGGTTTGTAGAAAGGTCTTATATTGTTGTTCTATATAGCAGTTAATTAATCAATCTGATCTATACTCGCAGAGCTGAATTAGTCAAAATTCGAATTGAAAAAGCTTCTAAAGTGAAAGGTTGAACCCTGTTTGTCAATCAAAGCAACATCGTCGGCAGATAATTCAAACTCGTAAATAGCCAAGGTCTctctaattctttgaaCCTTGGAAGATGTAGTAATTGGTAAATATCCTTTTTGTAAAGCATATCTTAACAAGATTTGCGAATCTGTTTTCTGGTACTTGTCGCTCAAAGCTGGTAAGATTTTTCTCAACGGATCTCCTTCGGTATCAGCTTCACCTGATTGAATTCTGAATAATGGTGTCAAAGGAGCATAGGCTTCGAGAAGAATGTTGCGCTTTTTGCAATAATCAGTAATACCGGCACTTTGATTTTGTAAGTAGGCGTGGAATTCAATTTGGTTTACCACAGGATAAAACTCCGGTTCAAATGCCTTGAAAATTCTCTCCAAATTAGGTATCGAAAAGTTTGAAACTCCGATATATCTAATTTTTCCCTGCTTCTTGGCCTCAATTATCTCTTTCCAAGCCATCTCAATACTATAGGAAGCTTCATCCTCAAAAAAAGGTGCGTGAATCAAGTATAAATCAAGATAATCAGTCTGTAACTCTGCTAATGTCGATTTGATAGCTTCGGCTGCAGTGACCTGACGGTATGGGTTATACTTACTGGTAATCCATAAATCCTCTCTCTTAATACCGCTTTGCTTCACAGCTTCTGCGACTTCGGGATGAGTTGTATAAATTTCGGCAGTATCAATGTGATAGTAGCCATTATTCAAAGCTAACAACA encodes:
- a CDS encoding DEHA2F25036p (similar to uniprot|P40089 Saccharomyces cerevisiae YER146W LSM5 Component of small nuclear ribonucleoprotein complexes involved in RNA processing splicing and decay); the encoded protein is MSEANTSSNQPAAGESPLSTILPLEIIDKSIGHKIQVLMTNDKEFKGTLIGFDDYVNMVLENVEEFDNEGPKGKVIKKMLLNGSQVAMLIPSL
- a CDS encoding DEHA2F24970p (no similarity), with the protein product MAPSRVPPYHLDAIDLIDATTLRIHDPGFYLLMVMTISPRFVLCISYRYIPI
- a CDS encoding DEHA2F24992p (weakly similar to uniprot|P54858 Saccharomyces cerevisiae YDR068W DOS2); translated protein: MEFYDPIVAQEELPKTEGVNDNKTEEAVHKLEDEIDQAYTAVETRFAGLWSSASKNANELQEKYKLEEHKNQLLEQLSSAKTNINNKAKVTENLGQIEEQLKALSGHMPEVDLKNLQQHASNTLDSLDSTLESVEKQAGKYVTQLTSFFSGMVSVNPGDSQPDESTETLFKTPLNPKENYGTSRYDNDLYNLHTTASIYTSDEADSEEEIKKFNADAKTAEISKLLKDYPNTLTKLMNDLVPVKISYELFWYRYFKAEAKLKESEKKRKELLKRKENKDASDHGDDDEEFTWDDEEEDVVDVAKEAQGEQDAKSAKDDNSVQESSRDSDEKNNKENDDDDDDDDDWE
- a CDS encoding DEHA2F25080p (similar to uniprot|Q76L36 Candida parapsilosis cpr Conjugated polyketone reductase C2), whose amino-acid sequence is MTKDNIDSVDSAKNFCTVSGRPLVIGTGTGTKWQWLKKGRPIEERNKPIQELIDQLLLALNNGYYHIDTAEIYTTHPEVAEAVKQSGIKREDLWITSKYNPYRQVTAAEAIKSTLAELQTDYLDLYLIHAPFFEDEASYSIEMAWKEIIEAKKQGKIRYIGVSNFSIPNLERIFKAFEPEFYPVVNQIEFHAYLQNQSAGITDYCKKRNILLEAYAPLTPLFRIQSGEADTEGDPLRKILPALSDKYQKTDSQILLRYALQKGYLPITTSSKVQRIRETLAIYEFELSADDVALIDKQGSTFHFRSFFNSNFD
- a CDS encoding DEHA2F25058p (similar to uniprot|P40087 Saccharomyces cerevisiae YER143W DDI1 DNA damage-inducible v-SNARE binding protein) is translated as MRLTISNESNNQILSVDISESMTLEDFQAYIQAEFDISPQDQSLKHNGKPLSGSDKSLEDLGLNNDDLVLLGKTSVGSTTASSGSSVTANSNNSNAVDFQIEAMRTQFLSNPQLNSQLRQSNPQLHSTLNNPSEFKNSVIGSLQQFQNGATPGSYNPQQQEQLSRLQDNPDDPESQSRILEMIRQERIDENMQLAYEIAPESFTSVNMLYINIKVNGVLVQAFVDSGAQSTIISPKLADKCGISRLIDRRFVGEARGVGSQKIEGKIHSVPIAIGDSDTHIPCSFIVIDTHVDLLFGLDMLRRHKCVLDLERDVLVVGGNIETKFLHESEIQANPFLPGVAGSSASAGGTGGTFGGQGIALGSNSAENNNVTSSIVPANSTPDTTKQKAPNAAANAAVKRQDTGNSSSKFSESDIKQLVSLGFSKQEAIFALEQSQGNVEVAASLLFQ
- a CDS encoding DEHA2F25014p (weakly similar to uniprot|Q9UVW6 Candida albicans SSK1 Ssk1p) — translated: MSNLHISLPLPPKHSYFIPNFGPKNSIPAPRDSNNSNTVGTNPNNQSNNQNNNNNQSNMSKAAQKPGGFPLNFNQPSYTAQNTLGQFSPNIFTTRRVWVKKSQGTPTTIIVHQNDIIDDLKQAVVNKFPNSLAREIDPADLVIKMDLSARQTVNVTSNTQNLSTNKKTTYPTNPASSTSPDNSKNIKSPIASISSGTQTQSQTNPYSYINLEPDQNVWNILDTYYPHSMGMQEAFIAEAPYAEPLSNRSSFNAGYQNNISHRQQHTQVSQQQMRNTSQILNTSQSYHQPKPQYMHQSNPIAQNLNTIHDKSVSPASAANGRQSPLSYGINVHRRSQSNPLQSPTSSSTNVTSQNNNENSQPVLLLPKNFSLATNGNNSQSSNPFQNKKRLSLDENFVQKNRQEPTDKSPADSSNNLTNIGMGIHSESHSVPETFGLASKNTDFNGVRKLEGRSSTDPESLNQGSDISNQVTKDTDRLSISPSPSIDESTSNKQNNLSLDQILSGETHNSQVPKTSKSIGAPEPFKPSDYMAKAKNSNPVSAKGAKSSKLTTDTVLPSISVLVVEDNAINQAILGAFLRKYKIPYQIAKNGQEAVDKWRTGGFHLVLMDIQLPVKSGIEATKEIRHLEKINKIGVFAQHELSASTYPNSEKFELKEDEKLDLTVFRSPVIIVALTASSNSSVDRKNALRAGCNDYLTKPVNLVWLQNKITEWGCMQTLIDFDGWKAKRSVNR